A genome region from Methanobacterium sp. Maddingley MBC34 includes the following:
- a CDS encoding ACT domain-containing protein: protein MDEIAINIKAVNQPGVLRDITELTAICGINITYTHLFVEDKDHASLYLELEAVKNVEKLIENIRNVEAVRSVEECPTLQDVYGKRIIIIGGGAQVAMVAQGAITEADRHNIRGEHISVDTIPLVGEENLSEAVSAVGRLPRVGALVLAGSLMGGKITEAIDEIKKDHDVIVISLNMPGSVTEKADLVVTDPIQAGVMAVMAVADTAIFDIKKLGQKRF, encoded by the coding sequence ATGGATGAAATTGCCATAAATATCAAGGCTGTTAACCAGCCAGGAGTTCTACGGGACATCACTGAATTAACTGCCATATGTGGGATTAACATAACCTACACCCACCTCTTTGTCGAGGACAAAGACCACGCATCATTGTACCTTGAGTTAGAGGCAGTTAAGAATGTGGAAAAGTTAATAGAGAACATTAGAAATGTTGAAGCAGTTAGGAGCGTTGAAGAATGCCCTACACTTCAGGATGTTTATGGTAAAAGAATCATAATCATTGGTGGCGGTGCCCAAGTGGCCATGGTGGCCCAGGGTGCCATTACCGAGGCCGACCGTCATAACATCAGGGGAGAACACATCAGTGTAGACACAATCCCCCTGGTGGGTGAAGAAAACCTATCAGAGGCAGTATCTGCAGTGGGAAGACTCCCAAGGGTCGGTGCACTGGTACTTGCCGGTTCCCTCATGGGAGGGAAGATCACCGAGGCCATAGATGAGATAAAAAAAGACCATGACGTCATAGTAATCAGCCTCAACATGCCCGGCAGTGTAACCGAAAAGGCGGATCTGGTGGTAACTGACCCTATACAGGCAGGGGTGATGGCAGTAATGGCAGTGGCAGACACTGCTATATTTGACATTAAAAAACTTGGTCAGAAAAGATTTTAA
- a CDS encoding formamidopyrimidine-DNA glycosylase (PFAM: Formamidopyrimidine-DNA glycosylase H2TH domain; Formamidopyrimidine-DNA glycosylase N-terminal domain; Zinc finger found in FPG and IleRS~TIGRFAM: formamidopyrimidine-DNA glycosylase (fpg)): MKWINGADNGLGDVIMAELPELIILAEQMDKELSSKEFQQGELRQEKSLNLPVEEFIQKIRGKKVIKVYNKGKWIFIQLSDDYHLLLNLGMGADILYLESGADLPGEYQCLFQFADGSAFSCKFWWIGRAELLKDEELPHHNATKDIAISPLDAEFTTEHFRKLCSARSQIKNLILNQKKIGGIGNVYIHDILFRAKIHPQKVANTLQTCKVDDLHSIIQENLKNATEIGGLAYEQDFYGENNGFDRDYFLVAYKEGEACPECGNTIEKIKTGSTSSYICPHCQEL, encoded by the coding sequence TTGAAATGGATTAATGGTGCTGATAATGGATTGGGGGATGTGATAATGGCAGAACTACCAGAACTCATAATACTGGCTGAACAGATGGATAAGGAACTATCATCAAAAGAGTTCCAGCAGGGCGAACTTCGCCAGGAAAAATCTTTAAACCTACCCGTAGAAGAGTTTATCCAGAAAATCAGGGGTAAAAAGGTAATTAAGGTTTACAATAAAGGTAAATGGATTTTCATCCAGCTATCTGATGATTACCATCTGCTGCTGAATCTGGGGATGGGTGCCGATATCCTCTACCTGGAATCCGGTGCTGATTTACCAGGGGAATATCAGTGTCTTTTCCAGTTTGCAGATGGATCTGCTTTTTCCTGTAAATTCTGGTGGATTGGACGGGCAGAACTCCTGAAAGATGAGGAATTGCCTCACCATAATGCCACCAAGGATATTGCAATTTCACCCCTGGATGCAGAATTCACCACAGAACATTTCAGAAAACTCTGCAGTGCACGCTCCCAGATTAAGAACCTAATACTGAACCAGAAGAAAATCGGAGGCATAGGAAACGTTTACATACATGATATCCTGTTCCGGGCTAAAATACACCCTCAAAAGGTAGCTAATACTCTGCAAACGTGTAAGGTGGATGATCTTCACAGTATAATTCAGGAAAACCTTAAAAATGCCACGGAAATAGGGGGATTAGCATATGAACAGGATTTTTATGGCGAGAACAATGGATTTGATCGAGATTACTTCCTGGTGGCATATAAGGAGGGTGAGGCCTGCCCTGAGTGTGGCAACACCATTGAAAAGATTAAAACCGGAAGCACATCTTCATATATCTGTCCCCACTGCCAGGAGTTGTAA
- a CDS encoding putative protein, gamma-carboxymuconolactone decarboxylase subunit like protein (PFAM: Carboxymuconolactone decarboxylase family) yields the protein MDRYNRGWEKLKEIDGEAGEAVVESLEDIAPDLAKYVIEFSFGDIYCRQGTTLKEKEIAVVAGLTAMGNAAPQLKVHINGALNVGVSTEELVEVILQMSSYSGFPSAINGINALKEVLQEKNMDFQPVPEKQEGDRFAQGAEWLGKLDENQVDVLKENFQDIAPDLTEFVVAFGYGDIYSRKNLGPKMRQIATIAALTCMGIAQPQLAFHIRAGLNVGLTKEEITETIILMVVYAGFPAAINGINTAKEVFNTI from the coding sequence ATGGACCGCTATAATCGTGGCTGGGAAAAACTTAAAGAAATTGATGGTGAAGCAGGAGAAGCAGTGGTTGAAAGTTTAGAAGATATTGCACCTGATCTGGCTAAGTATGTTATTGAATTTTCATTTGGAGACATCTACTGTAGACAGGGAACCACCCTGAAAGAGAAGGAAATTGCAGTGGTGGCCGGATTAACTGCCATGGGCAATGCCGCTCCTCAATTAAAGGTGCATATAAACGGGGCACTGAATGTGGGTGTTTCTACAGAAGAACTGGTGGAAGTTATCCTGCAGATGTCATCCTACAGTGGGTTTCCCAGTGCCATAAATGGGATCAATGCCCTTAAGGAAGTTCTACAGGAGAAAAATATGGATTTCCAGCCAGTACCTGAAAAACAGGAGGGGGATCGTTTTGCTCAGGGTGCAGAATGGCTCGGAAAGCTGGATGAAAATCAGGTGGATGTTTTAAAGGAGAACTTCCAGGATATAGCTCCTGATTTAACAGAATTTGTTGTGGCCTTTGGATACGGGGATATCTACAGTAGAAAGAACTTGGGCCCTAAAATGAGGCAAATTGCCACCATAGCTGCCCTCACCTGTATGGGTATAGCACAACCACAACTGGCATTCCATATCAGGGCAGGTTTAAACGTAGGTTTAACCAAGGAAGAGATAACTGAAACTATCATTCTAATGGTGGTTTATGCAGGGTTCCCTGCAGCTATAAATGGTATAAATACTGCTAAAGAAGTGTTTAACACTATTTAA
- a CDS encoding putative flavin-nucleotide-binding protein translates to MRRSDKEITDPKTIQRILKEAEICRIALSDGEKPYIVPMNFGYKDNTLYLHSADEGYKIDILKVNNNICFQMDIKTEMVSSDNPCNWGMKYLSVIGSGKAHLIDDLPGKKEAFDIIMAKYSLKSDESDGKLFEYSDDALNKVLMIKVEVEEITGKKSGY, encoded by the coding sequence ATGAGAAGAAGTGACAAAGAAATAACAGACCCAAAGACTATCCAAAGAATATTAAAAGAAGCTGAAATTTGTCGAATTGCTTTATCCGATGGTGAAAAACCATACATAGTGCCAATGAACTTTGGTTATAAAGACAACACATTGTATCTTCATTCAGCAGATGAAGGATACAAAATTGACATTTTGAAGGTGAATAACAATATTTGTTTCCAGATGGACATCAAAACCGAAATGGTAAGCTCTGATAATCCCTGTAATTGGGGTATGAAATATCTGAGTGTTATTGGTTCTGGCAAGGCGCATCTAATTGATGATCTTCCTGGGAAAAAGGAAGCCTTTGATATAATAATGGCCAAATATTCTCTGAAATCAGATGAATCTGATGGGAAATTATTTGAATACTCTGATGATGCCCTGAATAAGGTGCTGATGATAAAAGTGGAAGTAGAAGAAATTACTGGTAAAAAATCAGGATATTAA
- a CDS encoding putative metal-binding protein (PFAM: Predicted metal-binding protein (DUF2284)) — protein sequence MDISKYEEIAKKHKMNDIILINTEDIYFDRRARLTCRWGCDSSNGVTIKCEDRGFSVDEAEETIKRYEQIFLLHANDSHDLTRACLDIERELFLDGFYFAFTLRACNYCRECDVNKGLKCKYPKKIRPCEEMLGIDVFKTVQELNLPIGVLKSEGEVQNRYGFVLIR from the coding sequence ATGGACATTTCCAAGTATGAAGAAATCGCAAAAAAACACAAGATGAATGATATTATTTTGATAAACACTGAGGATATTTATTTTGATAGAAGGGCACGCTTAACCTGTCGATGGGGATGTGATTCTTCAAACGGAGTAACGATAAAATGTGAGGATAGGGGCTTTAGTGTGGATGAAGCTGAAGAAACGATAAAAAGATATGAACAAATATTTTTATTACATGCGAATGATTCTCATGATTTAACTCGTGCGTGTTTGGATATAGAAAGGGAGCTGTTCTTAGATGGGTTCTATTTTGCTTTTACATTGAGAGCATGTAATTATTGCAGGGAATGTGATGTTAATAAAGGTTTAAAATGCAAGTATCCTAAAAAGATAAGGCCATGCGAAGAAATGTTAGGAATTGATGTATTTAAAACTGTTCAAGAACTAAATTTGCCTATTGGGGTGTTGAAATCTGAAGGGGAAGTGCAAAATCGGTATGGATTCGTTTTAATTAGGTGA
- a CDS encoding osmosensitive K+ channel histidine kinase (PFAM: Universal stress protein family; Osmosensitive K+ channel His kinase sensor domain), which produces MNEEHQRPDPDQLLSLIQKEESRKDHRRGHLKIFLGYVAGVGKTYRMLSEAHVLHKQGKDVVVGIAETHGRSETRELLKGLEVIPRQKIDYRGIILDEMDIDQVLERKPDYVLVDELAHNNVPGSRHLKRYQDVDELLSAGINVYSTLNIQHIESINDIVRQITGVEVRETVPDKIVELADKIELVDLPIDELLERLKEGKVYIPDKAKQAMENFFTEKNLVALREMALRYATVHVDYDMDYYLKKENILGPWETSNRIMVCISPNVSSKRLIRIAHRFADRFNAEWFAVYVEPSYKFRLRQGEIQQLENNLKLADELDGKVFRLTGSISDEIVSFAQSKNITLILMGHSRRTRLQELIEGSIINKVIQKSDAQVLVVENEGRSKDSNLEEKDSDTKFDWKPYTVSFISIGATLIICLMLQPFIEAINIPMIFIIPVALTGMLAGRKAGILASLLAVAVFDFFFVPPFYTFTVDDVRFIPTFLVLFVVGIITSLLADTVKKQVEYTRQREAFISSLYDFSKDLLISQDLNDILDRSTTYISESFNYDVLILLPDEENNLKIVSRFGNDKNYDDHEMGVSNWVYEHKKSAGCGTDTLSSSKWYHIPLKVQKGNLGVMAIAPNVNMDNREKHLIDAFASVVALALSNSINKHG; this is translated from the coding sequence ATGAATGAAGAACACCAGAGACCCGACCCGGACCAGCTCCTGAGTTTAATTCAAAAAGAAGAGAGCAGGAAGGATCACCGAAGGGGACACCTGAAGATATTCCTGGGATATGTGGCAGGAGTTGGAAAAACTTACAGAATGCTCTCCGAAGCGCATGTTCTCCATAAACAGGGGAAAGATGTAGTGGTGGGTATTGCCGAAACCCATGGAAGATCAGAAACCAGAGAACTCCTTAAAGGATTGGAAGTGATCCCCCGCCAGAAGATAGATTACAGGGGGATCATTCTGGATGAGATGGATATAGACCAGGTTCTGGAAAGGAAACCAGATTATGTGCTGGTGGATGAACTGGCCCATAACAACGTTCCAGGGTCGCGCCACCTTAAACGTTATCAGGATGTGGATGAACTCCTCAGTGCAGGGATCAACGTCTATTCCACTCTCAACATCCAGCACATCGAAAGTATCAACGATATTGTACGGCAGATTACCGGTGTGGAAGTTAGAGAAACTGTCCCTGATAAAATTGTGGAGTTAGCAGATAAGATAGAACTGGTTGATCTCCCCATTGATGAATTACTGGAGAGACTCAAAGAAGGGAAGGTTTACATACCAGACAAAGCTAAACAGGCCATGGAAAACTTTTTCACAGAAAAAAATCTGGTTGCCTTAAGGGAAATGGCCCTGAGATACGCCACGGTACATGTGGACTATGACATGGACTACTATCTTAAAAAAGAAAATATATTAGGGCCATGGGAAACCAGCAATCGTATAATGGTATGTATAAGTCCTAATGTGTCTTCTAAAAGGTTAATTCGAATAGCGCACAGGTTTGCGGATCGTTTTAATGCAGAATGGTTCGCAGTGTATGTTGAACCATCTTATAAATTCAGACTAAGACAAGGAGAGATCCAACAACTTGAAAACAACCTTAAACTTGCCGATGAACTCGATGGCAAGGTCTTTCGTTTAACTGGATCTATTTCAGATGAAATAGTATCATTTGCCCAGTCAAAGAATATTACACTTATTTTAATGGGACATTCACGAAGAACCCGTCTCCAGGAACTTATAGAAGGTTCCATAATCAATAAAGTAATCCAGAAAAGTGATGCACAGGTTTTGGTTGTGGAGAATGAGGGCAGATCTAAAGATTCAAATTTAGAAGAAAAAGATTCAGATACAAAATTTGATTGGAAACCATACACAGTCAGTTTCATAAGCATTGGAGCCACGCTTATAATCTGTCTAATGTTACAACCATTCATTGAAGCTATTAACATACCCATGATCTTCATCATACCTGTGGCACTTACCGGGATGCTGGCCGGGAGGAAAGCAGGAATTTTAGCTTCATTACTGGCAGTTGCAGTCTTTGATTTTTTCTTTGTCCCCCCATTTTATACGTTCACTGTTGATGATGTACGGTTCATACCCACGTTCTTAGTGTTATTTGTGGTGGGTATAATTACCAGTTTACTGGCAGACACTGTTAAAAAGCAAGTTGAATATACTCGGCAACGAGAAGCATTTATATCCTCATTGTATGATTTTAGTAAGGATCTATTAATTTCTCAGGATTTGAATGACATTTTAGATAGAAGCACCACGTATATATCTGAATCCTTCAATTACGATGTATTAATACTTCTTCCTGATGAAGAAAATAATCTGAAAATTGTTTCACGGTTTGGGAATGATAAAAATTATGATGATCATGAAATGGGTGTTTCAAACTGGGTTTATGAACATAAAAAATCCGCAGGATGTGGAACTGATACATTATCTTCTTCGAAGTGGTACCATATTCCATTGAAAGTTCAAAAGGGTAATTTGGGTGTTATGGCTATTGCTCCCAATGTTAATATGGATAATAGGGAGAAACATTTGATTGATGCATTTGCCAGTGTGGTTGCACTGGCATTATCTAATTCCATTAATAAACATGGGTAA
- a CDS encoding K+-transporting ATPase, C subunit (PFAM: K+-transporting ATPase, c chain~TIGRFAM: K+-transporting ATPase, C subunit): MKELKSAILIFVAFTIILGVIYPMVITGISQLTFSEQANGNLIKNENGTVLGSQLIGQDFSSPAYFHGRPSVIDYNSSTSSGSNLGPTSQKLIDNVTERIQEIKTENSLQNNTTIPADLVLASGSGLEGYIYADSAMIQVPRIASARGISESQVKEIITSNQENTFLGFGKEIVNVLKLNIALDNLKK; this comes from the coding sequence ATGAAAGAATTAAAAAGCGCAATATTAATATTCGTGGCATTCACCATAATCCTTGGTGTAATTTACCCTATGGTTATCACCGGAATATCTCAACTGACGTTTTCTGAACAGGCCAATGGAAACCTGATAAAAAATGAAAATGGGACGGTACTGGGTTCACAACTCATAGGGCAAGATTTTTCAAGTCCTGCTTATTTCCATGGCAGACCTTCAGTAATTGATTATAACTCCAGCACCTCCAGTGGATCCAATCTGGGACCAACCAGTCAGAAGTTGATTGACAATGTTACCGAAAGAATACAGGAGATTAAGACAGAAAACTCATTACAGAATAATACGACCATCCCTGCAGACCTGGTTCTTGCATCAGGCAGTGGACTGGAAGGATATATCTACGCTGATTCAGCCATGATCCAGGTTCCAAGAATTGCCAGTGCACGGGGAATAAGTGAGTCCCAGGTTAAGGAAATAATAACCAGTAACCAGGAGAATACTTTCCTTGGATTTGGAAAGGAAATTGTAAATGTGTTGAAACTCAACATAGCCCTGGACAACCTTAAAAAGTAA
- a CDS encoding K+-transporting ATPase, B subunit (PFAM: E1-E2 ATPase; haloacid dehalogenase-like hydrolase~TIGRFAM: ATPase, P-type (transporting), HAD superfamily, subfamily IC; K+-transporting ATPase, B subunit) → MKEKTSSIFQKDILIQALKGSFTRLNPLTLLKNPVMLIVEIGAVITTLQTIINMATGAGYLFNIQITIWLWFTVLFANFAEAIAESQGKARAESLKRSRSEALALLLHDDGSTEEVSALSLKKGDKVLVGEGDIIPSDGDITEGTALVDESAVTGESAPVVRESGGDKSGVTGGTKLLSGTIKIQITADPGHTFLDNMIGMVESAKRQKTPNEKALEILLIALTTLFIAVVVTLPAFAGYMGISISIPILIALLVCLMPTTIGALLPAIGIAGMDRLLQHNVVALSGRAVEASGDVSVVLLDKTGTITLGNRMATEFIPAANVKMGDLIQASLMSSLADETPEGRSIVKLAKKELDIHGSSIHPPEDTIFVPFTPETRMSGVDIGPSKIRKGSADAIETFVVGNGGVVLPEIKKAVDDVSIKGDTPLVVANENGILGVIRLKDIIKKGIKNKLAQLRRMGIKSIMITGDNPLTAASIAVEAGVDDFSAQARPETKLEMIRKYQSGDNQYLVAMIGDGTNDAPALAQADVAVAMSAGTSAAREAANMIDLDSSPSKLLDIVEIGKEILITRGALTTFSIANDVAKYFAIIPAVFAVAYPELGILNIMGLSTPSSAVLAAVIFNAIVIPMLIPLALRGVKFRETSSVSRLLGMNLLIYGGGGLLIPFVGIKLIDMIIIALGLGG, encoded by the coding sequence GGTGCAGGGTACCTGTTCAACATCCAGATCACCATCTGGCTGTGGTTCACAGTCCTATTTGCCAACTTCGCAGAAGCCATAGCAGAAAGCCAGGGGAAAGCCCGTGCAGAATCCTTAAAACGCAGTAGGAGCGAGGCACTGGCTCTACTACTTCATGATGATGGATCTACCGAAGAAGTATCTGCACTGTCCCTGAAAAAAGGTGACAAAGTACTGGTGGGAGAAGGAGACATCATACCCAGTGATGGGGATATAACCGAAGGAACAGCACTGGTGGATGAATCCGCAGTTACTGGAGAATCTGCCCCGGTAGTAAGAGAATCAGGTGGTGATAAAAGTGGAGTAACTGGTGGAACCAAACTACTCTCCGGAACCATCAAGATCCAGATTACCGCAGATCCCGGCCACACCTTCCTGGATAACATGATCGGAATGGTGGAGAGTGCAAAAAGACAGAAAACACCCAATGAAAAAGCTCTTGAGATCCTCCTCATTGCCTTAACTACATTGTTCATAGCGGTGGTTGTCACCCTACCTGCATTTGCCGGTTACATGGGAATATCCATATCCATACCTATCTTAATAGCTTTACTGGTGTGTCTCATGCCCACCACCATCGGAGCACTCCTACCAGCTATTGGTATTGCCGGTATGGATAGATTACTGCAGCATAATGTGGTGGCCTTAAGTGGCAGGGCAGTGGAAGCCTCTGGAGATGTAAGTGTGGTACTACTGGATAAAACTGGCACCATCACCCTGGGAAACAGAATGGCCACGGAATTCATCCCAGCTGCGAATGTTAAGATGGGAGATCTGATCCAGGCCTCTTTAATGTCCTCCCTGGCTGATGAAACACCCGAAGGACGCAGTATTGTCAAGTTAGCCAAGAAAGAACTGGATATCCACGGGAGCAGCATTCATCCTCCTGAAGACACCATATTTGTCCCATTCACTCCAGAAACACGAATGAGCGGGGTGGATATTGGTCCCAGTAAGATAAGGAAAGGATCTGCAGATGCCATTGAGACCTTTGTTGTGGGCAATGGTGGAGTTGTCTTGCCAGAGATAAAGAAAGCGGTAGATGATGTATCCATAAAAGGCGACACTCCACTGGTGGTAGCCAATGAAAACGGAATACTTGGTGTCATAAGGCTGAAAGATATTATAAAGAAGGGCATTAAAAATAAACTGGCCCAGCTAAGGCGGATGGGAATCAAATCCATCATGATAACGGGAGATAATCCCCTAACAGCGGCTTCAATAGCTGTTGAAGCGGGGGTGGATGATTTCAGTGCCCAGGCCAGGCCGGAGACCAAGCTGGAGATGATTCGTAAATATCAGTCTGGAGACAATCAGTACCTGGTGGCCATGATTGGGGACGGAACCAACGATGCACCGGCACTGGCACAGGCTGATGTGGCAGTGGCCATGAGTGCAGGAACATCTGCAGCCCGGGAAGCAGCCAACATGATAGATCTGGATTCATCCCCCTCTAAGTTGCTGGATATAGTGGAGATCGGGAAGGAGATCCTCATTACCAGGGGTGCTCTCACCACTTTCAGTATAGCCAATGATGTGGCAAAATATTTCGCCATCATTCCCGCTGTATTTGCAGTAGCCTACCCCGAACTGGGTATTCTGAACATAATGGGATTATCCACACCATCCAGTGCAGTTTTAGCTGCTGTAATCTTCAATGCCATTGTGATTCCTATGCTGATTCCCCTGGCGTTAAGGGGTGTTAAATTCCGTGAAACCTCGTCTGTTTCCAGACTGCTGGGTATGAATCTCCTCATATACGGTGGTGGGGGATTGCTAATACCATTTGTTGGTATCAAGCTAATTGACATGATAATAATTGCATTAGGACTAGGAGGTTAG